A region of the Arenibacter antarcticus genome:
TAACTTTCCAGTAGCATTAGAAGGGGCATTAAAGCTTAAGGAGATCAGTTACATTCATGCAGAGGGGTATCCGGCTGCCGAGATGAAGCACGGTCCCATTGCATTGATAGATGAGCACATGCCAGTGGTGGTGATTGCTACCAGTAAGGGGCATTATGAAAAAATCGTCAGTAATATCCAAGAAATAAAATCTAGGAAAGGTAAGATCATTGCTGTTGTAACTGAAGGAGATGTTCAGGTTAGGGAATTGGCGGACCATGTTATTGAAGTTCCAGAAACTTTGGAAAATCTCACACCTTTATTGACTACAATTCCTTTGCAATTACTTTCGTATCATATAGCGGTTATGCGAGGGTGTAATGTGGATCAGCCACGTAATTTGGCAAAATCTGTCACAGTGGAATAGCGATTAAATAATAGAGTGTGTATAACATCCCTAAAGTGTAGTCTAAAAAGCTATATTTTAGGGATGTTATTTTTTTGAGGGCATATTTTTGGGGATAAGTGATCAAAATCATAGAAATTTTGACAAATAAATACTATGCATGCATAATTTAATTGAATTTATTCGAGTTGAAATAAAAATATATGTATATTGGCTAAATACATTTTGATGTATACTAATGCTAACTTAACTCAAATCTTTATGAGAACGACCCTTCTATTATTCTTTTTTATGTTTGGATTGCTCGCTCATTCCCAAACAGCCATAAATGGGATTGTGGTGGACCAGAACAATGCTCCCGTACCCGGAGCCAACGTAGTAATTGTGGGAAAAGCAATTGGTACGGTGACCGATTTTGATGGTAAATTTTCTTTGAACACCAGTGAAATACCCCCATTTAAACTTAATGTAACCAGTATTGGATTTGTGCCTACTACGGTAAGTATAACGCAAAGTGAGCAGACCCTTAACATTGTTTTAAATGAAGAACAGACACGTTTGGATGAAGTGGTGATTTCTGCCTCTAGAACTCCAGAACGTATTTTTGAATCCCCCGTAACAGTAGAGCGGTTTGGACTAAAAGAAATAAAAAACACTGCTTCGGCCGATTTTTATGACGGACTGGAGAATTTAAAGGGAGTAGACGTAAATACCAACAGTCTTACTTTTAAGTCGATTAACACCAGGGGTTTTGCCAGTTTTGCGAATACCCGTTTTATGCAATTGGTAGACGGGATGGACAATTCTACTCCAGCGCTTAACTTCCCTATTGGAAACCTTGTGGGGATGAATGAGAACGATGTACAGAGTGTGGAGTTGCTTCCTGGAGCTGCTTCTGCCCTATATGGGGCGAATGCCTTTAATGGAATTCTCTTTATGAGAAGTAAAAGTCCGTTCGACTACTCTGGGATTAGTGCTTATGCCAAAAGGGGAATTACTTCACAGGATGCTTCAGGTGATAATGCGTATACCGATTTTGGTATCCGTGCAGCACTTAAATTCAGTGATAAATTTGCAGGGAAGGTCAATTTTTCTTCTCTAAAAGGTACAGATTGGGCAGCAAATGATTATTCTGCAAAACCTGGAACCGGCGCTACTAGGGCGAGCATAGATTACGATGGTTATAATGTGTATGGGGATGAGGTTTCAACCAATATACGTGCAGCTTCTGGAGGTCTGGGGATAATTCCAGACGTTGTAGTAAGCAGGACCGGTTATGAAGAGCGAGACCTAACCGATTATAATGCCGAAAGTGTAAAGGCAGACTGGGGTCTTTATTACCGACCTTGGGGAGACGATTTTGAAATCGCCTATGTAGGTAAAGTAGGAACGGGAACCACTATATATCAAGGAACCAACAGATACAATATTGATAATTTTACACAACAGCAGCATAAGCTAGAGGTAAAGAACGACAATTTCTTTGTCAGAGGCTATGTGGTGGCTGATAAGGCAGGGGATTCTTATGATATGGTCTTTACCGGGATCAATATCAACCGAGTATGGAAACCGGACCAACAATGGTTCAGTGAATATATAACTACCTATGCCGGAGCTACACTGGGCGGTGCTACAGATGAGCAGGCGCATGCCGCGGCACGGGCAAAGGCAGAAACTGGGAGATTGGTTCCAGGGACGCCAGAATTTAAATCCGCTTTTGATAGAGTTATCCAAGATCCTGATTTTTCCAAGGGATCACAGTTTAAGGATGCTTCCAAATATTACCATGCCGATGCCAATTACAACTTTTCCCACCTTTGGGATGCTATAGATATCCAAGTAGGGGGATCTTATAGAACGTATGACTTAAATTCTTTTGGAACCATCTATACGGATTATGATGGTAGTATTAAATATTCTGAGTTTGGAATTTATACTCAGTTGCAAAAGCAGATCGACTTAAGCGATAATGTGAATTTGAAATTGACAGGCTCTGCGCGTTATGACAAATCCGAATTCTTTGATGGATTTTTGTCCCCGCGTATTTCTGCAGGTTTTACAGTAAATCGAAATCACAATATTAGGGCTTCGGTGCAAACCGGGTTTAGGAATCCAACTACCCAAGATCTTTTTATAGGCTTGGATGCCGGTAGGGCTATCTTGGTAGGGTCGGCTCCTGCAAACTTGGACAGGTATTCTAGATCGTATGACGTGAGTGCCTCTGGTCAATTAATGGGCCAGCCAGCAACGGTTACTCAAACTGGTGGCGCTGCCTATAACAACTCTTATTTAGCAACCTCCGTTCAGAAGTTTGCCGCTACCGAAAATCCCGCAGTCCTAGAAATAGGGAACTCGGATTTGGTAGCGCCAGAAAAAGTGAGTTCTGCTGAGGTAGGGTATAGAGGTAAGCTAAAAAACACCGTAATAGATATGAGTGTTTATTACAGTACTTATAAAGATTTTATCTCCGGTGAAAATGTCATTGCCCCGTTCTACGGAGAAGTTGGCGACAATGGATTGTCTGTTGCAGCCATTGCCAATGGAGATTATAAGGTGTATCAGACCTATACTAATTCAGAAGCGGATGTTAATTCCTATGGAGGATCTATTGGAATTTCAACAAAGGTCTTGGGGAATTTTGATCTAGGCGGTAGTTATACTTTTACCCAACAAGATTTTGACCAAGCTGCTTTCCCAGATTTCAGGACCAATTTTAATACACCCGAGCATAAAGTAAAAGCTTCCTTCGGGAATCCAGAACTTTTCAAAAACTTTGGATTTAATGTGGCTTGGAGATGGAGTGATACCTATTACTGGCAAGCGACATTTGGTGATGGTCAAGTTCCCTCTTTCCATACCTTGGATGCACAGATCAACTATAGTGTTCCAAGTATAAAGTCGACCTTTAAAGTAGGTGCGGCAAATGCTTTGGGTGAGGAATATACCACTGCAATTGGTACGGGCCATATAGGATCTATGTATTATGTGTCTTGGACAATAAATAACTAACAAATATGAAACCTACAATGAAAAATATAAAATACGTACTACTGTCCGCTATCCTTATCGGATTTACAGCATGTAGCGATGACGACAGCAATGATGTGGTTATTGTGCCTGTACCAGAACTTACTACCGGGGAGCTCGATTTAACTACTTATGTGGCCGTAGGGGCTAGTTTTACAGCGGGTTATAGCGATAATGCACTATTTAAGGCAGCACAGGAAAAATCTTTTCCAAACATTCTTTCGCAACAATTTGCCCAAGGGGGTGGCGGAGCGTTTACCCAGCCATTGATGAACGATAATTATGGTGGCTTGGCTGTAGGAGGCAATAGAATTTTTGGGCCAAGGCTTGTTTTTGGAGGAAAGACGCCTGTGCCAATAGAATCCTTGATAGGGCCCATTACCGTTAGTACGGATATAGCCATGAACAACCCAACAGGTCCTTTTAATAACCTTGGGGTGCCTGGAGCAAAGAGCTTCCATTTATTAGCGCCTGGATATGGT
Encoded here:
- a CDS encoding TonB-dependent receptor domain-containing protein, with the protein product MRTTLLLFFFMFGLLAHSQTAINGIVVDQNNAPVPGANVVIVGKAIGTVTDFDGKFSLNTSEIPPFKLNVTSIGFVPTTVSITQSEQTLNIVLNEEQTRLDEVVISASRTPERIFESPVTVERFGLKEIKNTASADFYDGLENLKGVDVNTNSLTFKSINTRGFASFANTRFMQLVDGMDNSTPALNFPIGNLVGMNENDVQSVELLPGAASALYGANAFNGILFMRSKSPFDYSGISAYAKRGITSQDASGDNAYTDFGIRAALKFSDKFAGKVNFSSLKGTDWAANDYSAKPGTGATRASIDYDGYNVYGDEVSTNIRAASGGLGIIPDVVVSRTGYEERDLTDYNAESVKADWGLYYRPWGDDFEIAYVGKVGTGTTIYQGTNRYNIDNFTQQQHKLEVKNDNFFVRGYVVADKAGDSYDMVFTGININRVWKPDQQWFSEYITTYAGATLGGATDEQAHAAARAKAETGRLVPGTPEFKSAFDRVIQDPDFSKGSQFKDASKYYHADANYNFSHLWDAIDIQVGGSYRTYDLNSFGTIYTDYDGSIKYSEFGIYTQLQKQIDLSDNVNLKLTGSARYDKSEFFDGFLSPRISAGFTVNRNHNIRASVQTGFRNPTTQDLFIGLDAGRAILVGSAPANLDRYSRSYDVSASGQLMGQPATVTQTGGAAYNNSYLATSVQKFAATENPAVLEIGNSDLVAPEKVSSAEVGYRGKLKNTVIDMSVYYSTYKDFISGENVIAPFYGEVGDNGLSVAAIANGDYKVYQTYTNSEADVNSYGGSIGISTKVLGNFDLGGSYTFTQQDFDQAAFPDFRTNFNTPEHKVKASFGNPELFKNFGFNVAWRWSDTYYWQATFGDGQVPSFHTLDAQINYSVPSIKSTFKVGAANALGEEYTTAIGTGHIGSMYYVSWTINN